From one Planktothrix agardhii NIES-204 genomic stretch:
- a CDS encoding polysaccharide export protein has product MNHRCRQTFVSLFLTSLYSSSWIVCFTALLWGFSSQQRVLAQTVNLPEKCVIPQGVVNQPYPGAKLRPPSFPQPTWPQIIQLFERAGNPVLDRSAQLPPPIDNIYFRRLSENRGVNYRLGPGDQLYIDVFINGQRSNDLSVPTTAVTPDGAILLPLIGAIRVQDLTLEQVQVIINSRLNPFVQNPQTNMALLTQRPVRVTVTGEVARPGFYPLASPELPIALTTAQGTTTAADLRMIKIRRTLANGQVVETDVDLLTPLLLGVRPVDLLLEDGDVIVVPSQEVRAYQGPTRNILETYSLAAAPNAVSVTIVGDVTRPGFYQLPPGSGQVTTAIQAAGGARITSDLRSVLICRITTDGRLIEDIIDLYTPIQEATALPNVSLQNGDAIIIPKLQPDEKSGYDQRLVATSNLASPQITVRILSYPVSTVGTVALQNGSSFIDVLNSVPLNLADLQEIALIRYDPETGKPTKQLLNGKNVLAGDATDNVLLQDNDVIVVNRNLITRVSFVLNTFTQPFRDILGFLLFFQQLQSGVENLFSPSGSSSGSSNSNKKK; this is encoded by the coding sequence ATGAATCATCGTTGTCGCCAGACCTTTGTATCCCTATTCCTCACCAGTCTTTATTCCAGCAGTTGGATAGTCTGTTTCACCGCCTTGCTTTGGGGCTTTTCTAGCCAACAAAGGGTTTTAGCCCAAACCGTCAATCTTCCAGAAAAATGTGTAATTCCCCAAGGAGTAGTCAATCAACCCTATCCGGGGGCAAAGTTACGACCACCGAGCTTCCCCCAACCCACCTGGCCCCAAATTATACAACTATTTGAACGGGCGGGGAATCCCGTTTTAGACCGTTCTGCACAACTTCCTCCCCCAATTGATAATATTTATTTCCGGCGTTTAAGTGAAAATCGCGGGGTCAATTATCGTCTTGGCCCAGGGGATCAACTGTATATTGATGTGTTTATTAATGGCCAGCGTTCTAATGACCTGAGTGTTCCCACCACGGCCGTTACCCCCGATGGTGCGATTTTATTACCTTTAATTGGAGCCATTCGGGTTCAAGATTTAACCTTGGAACAGGTACAAGTCATTATTAATAGTCGTTTAAATCCTTTTGTTCAAAATCCCCAAACTAATATGGCTTTATTAACCCAACGTCCGGTAAGGGTGACGGTGACGGGGGAAGTGGCCAGACCCGGATTTTACCCCTTAGCCAGTCCCGAACTCCCGATCGCCCTGACAACGGCCCAGGGAACCACAACGGCGGCGGATTTAAGAATGATTAAAATTCGGCGTACCTTAGCGAATGGTCAAGTGGTGGAAACGGATGTGGATTTACTGACGCCATTATTATTAGGCGTTAGACCCGTAGATTTGTTACTCGAAGATGGGGACGTAATTGTGGTTCCCTCCCAGGAGGTGCGGGCCTATCAAGGGCCAACTCGGAATATTTTAGAAACCTATAGTTTGGCCGCCGCCCCAAATGCTGTGAGTGTAACCATTGTCGGAGATGTCACCCGACCCGGATTTTATCAACTTCCTCCAGGTAGTGGACAGGTAACAACGGCTATCCAGGCCGCAGGTGGGGCAAGAATCACCTCGGATTTGCGGTCGGTTTTGATTTGTCGAATTACGACCGATGGTCGCTTAATCGAGGATATTATTGATTTATATACTCCCATTCAAGAGGCAACGGCTTTACCGAATGTGTCTTTACAGAATGGCGACGCTATTATTATTCCGAAATTACAACCGGATGAAAAGTCAGGTTATGATCAACGGTTGGTGGCGACATCCAACTTAGCTAGTCCTCAAATTACGGTGAGAATTTTGAGTTATCCTGTGAGTACGGTGGGAACGGTAGCTTTACAAAATGGCAGTAGTTTTATTGATGTATTAAATTCCGTTCCTTTGAATTTAGCGGATTTACAGGAAATTGCTTTAATTCGTTATGATCCAGAAACCGGAAAACCCACAAAACAACTTTTAAATGGTAAAAATGTATTAGCTGGTGATGCCACGGATAATGTTTTATTACAAGACAATGATGTGATTGTTGTTAACCGCAATTTAATCACTCGCGTGAGTTTTGTTTTAAATACTTTTACTCAACCTTTTCGCGATATTCTCGGATTTCTGTTATTTTTCCAACAGTTACAAAGCGGGGTAGAAAATCTATTTAGTCCCAGTGGTAGTAGTAGTGGTAGCAGTAATAGTAACAAGAAAAAATAA
- a CDS encoding CopG domain protein DNA-binding domain protein — protein sequence MSRGKKIQFNVNEKEYERLKSHAESEGLSMAEVLRDYIKTLTPPLGGRTTSHD from the coding sequence ATGTCAAGGGGAAAAAAAATTCAGTTTAATGTTAACGAGAAAGAATATGAACGTCTCAAAAGTCATGCTGAATCAGAAGGATTATCAATGGCTGAAGTTCTTAGGGATTACATTAAAACCCTCACACCCCCTTTAGGGGGTCGCACTACATCCCACGACTGA
- a CDS encoding aminotransferase, producing the protein MLVLLIYADDSCMTSTLAPVPFVDLSLIHEPLKPEIQAAIQAVVDKGDFVLGQALTEFEIAFAKACGVPYGVGVASGTDAIALGLQACGIKPGDEVLLPANTFIATLIGVLHAGATPILVDCDPHTALIDLNHAEQVVTKKTKAIIPVHLYGQMVSPHQLFAFAASHDLIIFEDAAQAHLAERESYCAGSIGLAAAFSFYPSKNLGCFGDGGMVVTQNEIVAQNLRSLRNYGAPQKYLHTEKGTNSRLDTLQAAILNVKLPHLNTWNHDRNFAAEKYDASLLLLRERGIIPIENQSADGHVYHLYAIRVTEESAINRDTLKDKLTGQGIQVGIHYPIPCHLQPAYQYLGYKEGDFPQAEKLSQQILSLPIYPGLTTNQINRVLTSIQSAIS; encoded by the coding sequence ATGCTGGTGTTGCTGATATATGCTGATGATTCTTGTATGACTAGCACCCTAGCTCCTGTTCCCTTTGTGGATTTGAGTTTAATCCACGAACCGCTTAAACCCGAAATTCAAGCTGCGATCCAGGCTGTAGTGGATAAGGGTGACTTTGTTTTAGGTCAAGCCCTAACAGAATTTGAAATCGCCTTTGCTAAAGCCTGTGGTGTACCCTATGGGGTAGGAGTAGCCAGTGGAACCGATGCGATCGCTCTGGGTCTACAAGCCTGTGGAATTAAACCTGGGGATGAAGTTCTGCTTCCGGCTAATACTTTTATTGCTACCCTGATCGGGGTATTACACGCGGGGGCTACTCCGATATTAGTCGATTGTGACCCCCATACGGCACTGATTGATCTCAATCATGCAGAGCAGGTGGTAACAAAAAAAACCAAAGCCATTATTCCGGTGCATCTCTATGGCCAAATGGTTTCTCCCCACCAACTGTTTGCTTTTGCCGCGTCCCATGATTTAATTATTTTTGAAGATGCAGCCCAGGCACATTTAGCCGAGCGAGAAAGTTATTGTGCGGGAAGTATTGGGTTAGCCGCAGCTTTTAGTTTTTATCCGAGTAAAAATTTGGGCTGTTTTGGGGATGGGGGAATGGTTGTGACCCAGAATGAAATTGTGGCTCAAAATCTCCGCAGTTTACGCAATTATGGGGCTCCTCAAAAATATCTCCATACCGAAAAAGGAACAAATAGCCGTCTTGATACCTTACAAGCTGCCATTCTAAATGTTAAGTTACCCCATTTAAACACTTGGAATCACGATCGCAATTTTGCCGCTGAAAAATATGATGCGTCACTTCTATTATTGCGAGAACGGGGTATTATTCCGATTGAAAATCAGAGTGCGGATGGTCATGTTTATCATTTGTATGCGATTCGGGTAACGGAAGAATCAGCCATTAACCGTGATACCCTCAAAGACAAATTAACGGGACAGGGAATACAGGTCGGAATTCATTACCCAATTCCTTGCCATTTACAACCGGCTTATCAATATTTAGGTTACAAAGAAGGAGACTTTCCTCAAGCTGAAAAATTAAGTCAACAAATTCTATCCTTACCCATATATCCTGGATTAACAACTAACCAAATTAATCGAGTTTTGACATCAATTCAGTCTGCTATATCTTAG
- a CDS encoding phosphoadenosine phosphosulfate reductase, which translates to MPQLNLIDPNVNGNLGSISSPVTNGHTPFPYHRDHRDQTSEHKAIQTIQQLELDLNATNQQLIDADAVTMIKWAAEIFGDGLVMSTSFGIQAAVMLHLVTSVVPNIPIIWVDTGYLPTETYIFAEQLTERLNLNLKVYQSPMSPARMEALQGRLWEKDDIESLNYYDKIRKVEPMQRALKELNATAWLAGLRADQTHHRKTLNPVVQHSGRYKVHPILSWNSRDIYQYLTAHDLPYHPYFDLGYTTVGDWHSSRPLMATDENERDTRFRGLKQECGLHLPQTEEEAKSLDSSFL; encoded by the coding sequence ATGCCACAATTGAATCTGATTGATCCCAATGTCAACGGGAATCTCGGATCTATATCTTCTCCCGTTACTAACGGTCACACCCCTTTTCCATACCACCGTGATCATCGGGATCAAACTTCAGAGCATAAGGCAATTCAAACGATTCAACAACTCGAACTCGATTTGAATGCAACTAATCAGCAATTGATTGATGCCGATGCCGTTACTATGATCAAATGGGCGGCAGAAATATTTGGTGATGGCTTGGTCATGAGTACCAGTTTTGGAATTCAAGCGGCAGTGATGTTGCATTTAGTCACTAGCGTTGTTCCGAATATTCCGATTATTTGGGTTGATACGGGTTATTTACCCACAGAAACCTATATTTTTGCCGAACAGTTAACAGAACGTCTCAACCTGAATTTAAAAGTATATCAATCTCCCATGAGTCCGGCACGAATGGAAGCTTTACAGGGTAGGTTATGGGAAAAAGATGATATTGAATCTTTAAATTATTACGACAAAATTCGTAAGGTTGAACCGATGCAACGGGCTTTAAAAGAATTAAATGCTACGGCTTGGTTAGCGGGATTACGCGCCGATCAAACCCATCATCGGAAAACATTAAATCCAGTTGTTCAACATTCGGGAAGATACAAAGTTCATCCGATTTTGTCTTGGAATTCTAGGGATATTTACCAATATTTAACTGCCCATGATTTACCCTACCATCCCTATTTTGATCTGGGTTATACCACCGTGGGAGATTGGCATTCTAGCCGTCCTTTAATGGCAACGGACGAAAATGAACGGGATACTCGTTTCCGGGGTTTAAAACAGGAATGTGGTTTACATTTACCCCAAACAGAAGAAGAAGCAAAAAGTTTGGATTCCAGTTTCTTATAA